The genomic window GGACCAGCGATCGGCGGATTGCTCTTCACAATTCAATTTTCGGGTGCGATGGCCCAGTGGACGGGTGCGCCCGTTGTGTATGCGTTGACCATGTGCACCATGCTGACGTTCGTGGTGTTGGTGAGTACGCTGCGGCCGCGCAAGGAACAGGCAGAGAATCGCGCCATGTCGTTGCAGACGATGATGGAAGGCGCGCGTTATGTGCGCAAGGCGAAGTTGCTACTGGGATCGATCTCACTGGATATGTTCGCTGTGCTGCTGGGTGGCGCAGTGTCCCTGATGCCCATCTTTGCGCAGGACATTCTTCATGCCGGGCCGCGCGGCCTGGGTATTTTGCGTGCTGCACCGGCGTTGGGAGCATTGTGTACGTCAGTGACGCTGTCGCTGAGGCCCATACGGCATAGCGCCGGCAAGCTGATGCTGGTCGCGGTGGGTGTGTTTGGCATTGCGACGGTGGTGTTTGGTTTGTCGAAGTCGCTGCCGCTCTCGCTGGCTGCGCTGTTTGTGCTGGGTGCGAGCGACAACATCTCCGTCATTGTTCGGCAGACGATTCTGCAGCTTGGCACGCCACCTGCGATGCGTGGTCGCGTATCGGCCATCAATTGGCTTTTCCTTGGCGCTTCGAATGAGTTTGGCGAGTTTGAAAGCGGCTTAACGGCGCAGTGGTTTGGCGCGGTGCGGGCCGTGGTGTTTGGCGGTATCGGGTCAGTGATGGTGACGGTGTTGTGGAGCATCTTCTTTCCCAAGTTGCGGGATGTGAATTCGCTGAATTCGGAAGAGCTGTTGAAGGCGAATGCTGCTTATGCCAACAGCGAACCTGTCGATTAGAGAGCAGCTTTCTGTTGCTCACGG from Terriglobus sp. TAA 43 includes these protein-coding regions:
- a CDS encoding MFS transporter, which translates into the protein MPDSAYSSEVHHGKRPLDSEGREGAAFSSRNFRRYQLARMLAIMGAEAQSVAVAWQIYQLTHNAFLLGCTGLALFLPGIFFVLPAGHAADRYDRQRIIVLCYAMQAICTAVLLYMSLVGVRHVLYIYVMLFFIGAGRAFSGPASSAIQPQLVPKGAFVNAMTWGSAIFQIANISGPAIGGLLFTIQFSGAMAQWTGAPVVYALTMCTMLTFVVLVSTLRPRKEQAENRAMSLQTMMEGARYVRKAKLLLGSISLDMFAVLLGGAVSLMPIFAQDILHAGPRGLGILRAAPALGALCTSVTLSLRPIRHSAGKLMLVAVGVFGIATVVFGLSKSLPLSLAALFVLGASDNISVIVRQTILQLGTPPAMRGRVSAINWLFLGASNEFGEFESGLTAQWFGAVRAVVFGGIGSVMVTVLWSIFFPKLRDVNSLNSEELLKANAAYANSEPVD